From a region of the Daphnia pulicaria isolate SC F1-1A chromosome 1, SC_F0-13Bv2, whole genome shotgun sequence genome:
- the LOC124347088 gene encoding nuclear receptor subfamily 2 group E member 1-like encodes MKSSPVDMDLRLSQKSSNSTPSSRILYDIPCRVCQDHSSGKHYGIFACDGCAGFFKRSIRRNRQYVCKAKSEGACLVDKTHRNQCRACRLRKCVEVGMNKDAVQHERGPRNSTLRRQMSMFYSMKGSTSSSPENNNGSAADADSPPPSTGRASPLMPSGMTTPPSSSTSIPMFRPQQMGAFSPPATSTPTSNTVLSVSSSPPSSLLNCPTADHHHHHHLSHHLTLAERMSMSLLSHHAARPMNLLCAPQPKYPHEMFNAVPAAAAMMPWNFSPETICESAARLLFMNVRWAKSVPAFTTLPSRDQIILLEESWRELFVLGAAQFTLPIEAGTLMTALGLSSSPFGLSGMPCPPTMPAVSTERQLGLLSEIKAFQETVAKFKQMNVDATEYACLRAVILFKTSAGLRDIPSAVNLQDQAQLTLSRYVSTAYPNQPLRFGRLLLLLPALRTIAPSTIEELFFRKTIGNIPIERIISDMYKSGDL; translated from the exons ATGAAGTCCTCACCAGTCGACATGGATCTCCGTCTCAGCCAAAAGAGCTCCAACTCGACTCCGTCCA GCCGGATCCTGTACGATATTCCGTGCAGAGTGTGCCAGGATCATTCCTCTGGCAAACATTACGGCATCTTTGCTTGCGATGGATGCGCCGGATTCTTCAAG CGTTCCATTCGCCGGAATCGCCAGTACGTTTGCAAGGCCAAGAGTGAGGGGGCCTGTTTGGTTGATAAGACCCACCGAAACCAATGCCGGGCCTGCCGACTCCGCAAATGCGTCGAAGTTGGAATGAACAAAGATG CCGTTCAACACGAACGCGGACCAAGGAACTCGACTCTGCGCCGCCAAATGTCCATGTTCTACTCGATGAAAGGATCGACTTCGTCGTCGCCGGAAAACAACAACGGATCGGCCGCCGACGCCGACAGTCCGCCACCGTCGACCGGCCGGGCCAGCCCGTTGATGCCGTCGGGAATGACTACGCCCCCGTCGTCGTCCACTTCGATCCCCATGTTCCGTCCGCAGCAAATGGGCGCCTTTTCGCCACCGGCCACTTCGACGCCGACCAGCAACACGGTCCTCAGCGTCTCATCTTCACCTCCGTCCAGTTTGCTCAACTGCCCAACGgccgaccaccaccaccaccaccacctgtcCCATCACTTGACCCTGGCCGAAAGGATGTCCATGTCCCTGTTGTCTCATCACGCAGCTCGGCCCATGAACCTCTTGTGCGCTCCTCAGCCCAAG TATCCACATGAAATGTTCAACGCCGTTCCGGCCGCAGCCGCCATGATGCCGTGGAACTTCAGTCCCGAAACCATTTGCGAATCGGCTGCCCGTTTGCTTTTCATGAACGTGCGATGGGCCAAGAGCGTGCCGGCCTTCACGACCCTGCCATCCCGTGACCAAATCATCTTGTTGGAGGAGAGTTGGAGGGAACTGTTTGTCTTGGGCGCCGCTCAATTCACGCTGCCCATCGAAGCTGGCACATTGATGACGGCGCTAGGCCTCAGCAGCTCACCTTTCGGTCTGAGTGGCATGCCCTGCCCGCCCACTATGCCGGCCGTCAGCACCGAGCGCCAGTTAGGCCTCCTCAGCGAAATCAAGGCCTTCCAGGAAACGGTGGCCAAGTTCAAACAAATGAACGTCGACGCCACCGAATACGCTTGTCTCCGCGCCGTCATTCTCTTTAAAACCT CCGCTGGATTACGAGACATTCCATCCGCCGTCAATTTGCAAGACCAGGCCCAGTTGACGCTGAGCCGTTACGTTTCGACAGCCTACCCGAACCAGCCGCTCCGCTTCGGCCGCCTTTTGCTCCTCCTGCCCGCCCTGCGCACCATCGCTCCTTCGACGATCGAGGAATTGTTTTTCCGCAAGACGATCGGCAACATCCCAATCGAGCGCATCATCAGCGACATGTACAAGTCTGGCGATttgtaa
- the LOC124346184 gene encoding mucin-5AC-like codes for MIYLQITFCLLVIVSSVRLMPIADVEETETTEWTHDITTEEAAAATTWLAPESLTKEEIVADTSPDNNNKGPATITTTEEPFNAVTDHDEPTAVWSPSQTVEIRLHPQSLRTQESKGSHQEHPTVAPLASQEFPVGPQAEGTSSTSMPTPSVAPSEDDLFGRRMTMEPQTHGSFGGQTGRLRSRDSVGTALRRAVTGSPAVQRLQQSTTRMASSLPVSTSGRDKAGPPATGSRPGRKIVGFGSLSTLSNAQRVNSKTAAALRKESFFKNRQSGHVHGHGHGGGDTPADTHMEPPQWLYGTSKDTRKTVESFRLSNNERLLVLGLRDKMMTTSTASTHEEEMATTTTSKPEEMVSTTTTTTTFTTTTVHPPVSDATISVTTETEAVQSTTTTRPTIPQVDSAMQETNDVPAQIKDAAARETNDATTEIDHETSQQTHDKTEGQAVLTEATVHPETLSTSAAAVSSTETNPFTKHSASGKPVTAQIPLDVEGEPIKNLDNSPLDAGSSSKQELGVLSTGDDCFGADCNEEQETGLNMGQLDHGGFDQEAHRYLVEEKTHDGYIIGEFGVVSRSSDLRAVRYTAHPSIDPQLIQEMLRTFWLLKTGEKE; via the exons TTTTGCCTTCTCGTCATCGTTTCCAGCGTGCGGCTGATGCCGATTGCCGACGTGGAGGAAACGGAGACGACGGAATGGACTCACGACATCACAACAGAAGAGGCGGCAGCGGCGACGACTTGGCTGGCGCCAGAATCGCTCACCAAGGAGGAGATAGTGGCCGACACCAGccccgacaacaacaacaaaggccCTGCAACAATCACGACGACAGAGGAGCCCTTCAACGCCGTCACCGACCACGACGAACCGACAGCCGTCTGGTCGCCCTCGCAAACGGTCGAGATACGCCTCCATCCGCAATCGCTGAGGACACAAGAGTCCAAAGGATCTCACCAGGAGCATCCTACCGTGGCGCCTCTTGCCAGTCAAGAGTTCCCGGTGGGACCGCAAGCAGAAGGGACGTCATCTACTTCGATGCCGACGCCCAGCGTCGCTCCGTCCGAGGACGATCTCTTCGGCCGGAGGATGACGATGGAGCCGCAGACACACGGGAGCTTCGGAGGGCAAACGGGCCGTTTGAGATCCAGGGATAGTGTCGGGACGGCCCTCCGCCGAGCCGTAACCGGTTCTCCGGCTGTGCAGAGACTCCAGCAGAGCACAACCCGAATGGCCAGCAGTTTGCCCGTCTCGACTTCGGGGCGTGACAAGGCCGGTCCTCCAGCAACTGGATCGCGCCCTGGACGTAAGATCGTGGGTTTTGGCAGCTTGTCGACTTTGTCCAATGCCCAGCGAGTCAATTCCAAAACGGCTGCAGCTCTGCGAAAGGAAAGTTTCTTCAAGAACCGACAATCAGGACACGTCCATGGACATGGCCATGGAGGAGGTGACACGCCTGCAGATACCCATATGGAGCCTCCCCAATGGCTATACGGAACCAGCAAAG ACACAAGAAAAACAGTCGAATCCTTCCGGCTATCTAATAACGAGCGGTTGCTCGTTCTGGGTCTGCGGGACAAAATGATGACGACGTCGACCGCCAGCACtcacgaagaagaaatggctaccaccaccaccagcaaacCAGAAGAAATGgtttcgacaacaacaacgacaacaacctTCACGACAACGACCGTTCATCCGCCGGTAAGCGACGCAACCATTTCGGTGACTACTGAAACGGAAGCCGTCCAATCGACGACAACGACACGACCAACAATTCCCCAAGTGGATTCGGCGATGCAAGAGACGAACGACGTGCCAGCGCAGATCAAGGATGCAGCGGCACGTGAGACGAATGACGCAACTACGGAAATCGATCACGAAACATCCCAGCAAACTCACGACAAAACAGAAGGTCAGGCGGTACTCACCGAGGCGACTGTCCATCCGGAAACGCTTTCGACatcggcagcagcagtcagCTCGACGGAAACCAATCCGTTCACCAAACATTCGGCAAGCGGCAAGCCGGTGACGGCCCAAATTCCGCTGGATGTGGAGGGCGAACCCATCAAGAACCTGGACAACTCGCCGCTAGATGCTGGCAGTTCCTCCAAACAGGAACTGGGAGTTTTGTCGACAGGTGACGACTGTTTCGGAGCCGACTGCAACGAAGAACAGGAAACGGGATTGAACATGGGCCAGTTGGACCATGGCGGGTTCGATCAAGAGGCTCATCGTTACCTAGTGGAGGAGAAGACCCACGACGGTTACATCATCGGCGAGTTTGGAGTCGTTAGCCGGTCGAGCGACTTACGGGCCGTCCGTTACACGGCCCATCCGTCCATCGATCCTCAGCTGATCCAGGAAATGCTGCGGACTTTCTGGTTACTGAAAACGGGCGAAAAAGAGTAA